Part of the Sorghum bicolor cultivar BTx623 chromosome 1, Sorghum_bicolor_NCBIv3, whole genome shotgun sequence genome, AAAAGGCTGGTGGAGCAATAGCAGAGCCAACGTTGACATGGTAGCTGTCAACCTGATCAAAATTTGGACCTGAGAAAATATGCACTCCTCCACGGAGGAAAGCAACGGCGACTTCACCACCATGAGCAGAATAAACTATTTGAGCCAGTTGTCTAACATCATTTGGAAGATCATAAGGGTCAAAGCTGAGTCTGTTCGCTCTGTCAACACTGCACTCAGAGGAGCTCCGTTCATCCGATGTTGTCGGCATCGGAACATATGTTTGAGGATTTTTAAGGTCCTCTGTTGGTGGAATGCTTTTATTAACTCTAGTAGACcacacagtttgcatgggagGCTGCCCACCTAAGCTAGTAGGGCTTCCAAATATTGGATGAAGAACAACAGGTTGACGCGAAGATTCCCAGCATTGCACCCTCCATCCAGTGATAGAAGGTCCTTCATCAGGATCATAAGGAGACATGTACTGCCCTGCAAGAAGTAATATAAAGATCACCAAAATGTAAACAAACAGCAGCTATCACAACTGATGCACAAAAAGTTACTACAAAGAATGTAAATTGAACAGTTGCTGATTGAGAACTCATGTTCCAGAATATGGCACAGATTGTAAGAAACATGGCAGTTAGAATAAAAGCTGAGCACATGTGTACTGAGATCCATCTCTCATCTAATTCCAATTCAAGACATATACGGTTAAATTTAGTAAGAGTTGTTTTCATGCACACAAGTGtgtgttcttttttttctttttggcggGGAGAAGAAAGGTGGACCTTTGGAGGTACAGAGTATGTGACCATGAAGTGTAGGAGAACACTAATAATATTACATTCATGTCatgtttcagaaaaaaaaatggatTATTACTGTGACTtgagatacaaaaatatatCGCACCAGAACTAGGTCATCTCCTGAATGGAGTTGTATTCTCACCTTCAACTATTACAACTGTAATGACTGATCCTCCACGAGTAGGATCAAAAGCAACTGAAGTGACCCCAGACCCCCAGGTGGTGGTAGTAGCTGACTGTGCAGCTGCTTCTGGACTGACATAAGCTGAAAAATTAGAAACTGGACAACAATGGATTGATGCAGCCTCAGTAGTCTCATTGTCTGTCAGCTTTTTTGTTTGTGCACCCTCAGAAACAAGATAATCTTGCAAAGAAAATAGGTAGGCCGCTAGAGGAGCAAAACCAGGCCATGAAGGGGGATTCAGAGACGGAGGAACAGAACTTGTTGCATTTATCTTCGCAGTTGCCTGAATACCATTTCCATGACCTGGCATCACTTCCCAAACAACTACAGTGGATGGATTAACAAGGGGTACCCCAGCAACATGTAAAGCTCCAGATTCTGTTACAATAGCATCAGCAGCCATTATGCCACTGGGTCCTGCTCCAAGAAGCCCTTTGCTAGTAGAAAACCATCTAGGATGTGCTGAGTTTTGAGAAGGCCACTGTGACCAATGAAGCTGAACAGAACCTGATGAAAAAACTGAACAAACACATAGAATACTTGGCCATCCCACTGCAACAAGAAGCTTAGGTCAGATTTTCAGGTATGTGCAAAACCTGCCAAGAAAATCTATTCCATGGTTCACCAACCTGAACTCTGAGGCTGTTGGGTGAGGAATTTTTCCTCAAAGGTCTTCAGATTTGAACTAGTGGAGTTTGTAGGAAGCCATCTATACTGCAGGACCAATAAGAACAAATTTAGCAGCAGTTAAAGGCTTATAGCTTGGTATCTCTTATTCTTGTATCTAAAATCCAATTCTTTTCAGGCCAATAAGACCTCACACAGACCTGATACTGTACTCCTATTTTTCCTTTAGTTTCGTATTTGATGCTTCAAGCCTGAATACCTTTTTAATTGATgttaataaagattttatgagaTATATTCTATCTTCCTGATGCACCCCCCACCCCCACACACACAACTTAGTATGTGCAACCCTGTCCCTTTGCACAAAGTATTTGTCAACTATcctatgaaaaaaataaaacttgtCAACTATAAGTCTATAACCAAGGCATGTGTATATGGCTGATGGCCGAAATGCCCTTGAAAAGTATTTACCTATACATAGACTAGGGTGTAAGAACAGCAATATGGATCTtaacaaaacactacaattaatTTGAATATTGCCAGGTCGTGGGTTCGAAGCAGCCTCTCCGCAGATtttgcggggggggggggggggggggctcatGTGGGAGCCTCTGGCACTGGGTCTGCCCCTTTTATTGCGTTTGACAAATATAAAATGATTCTGAGCACTGCTATGGTGCTCAAGAAATCTGATCTGTGAAAACTGAAAACAGGGTCATTCAGCAGCATTGTTGAATTAACCATAATGGGGCATGTTAAATAGTTAAGGTAAACAGCATGGAGTATTATGTGTGCTACCAACGTACCGGAGAAATTCCTGACAACCACTTGGTCACCACAGAAAGATCTTGACGCCATTCATGTTCACACTGCCACGAGCTTGCATCCCGTACAAGATTTACAGGACCCTTCACCACAGAATAAAGTGATTAGTATGAAAATATTTGGTAACATCAAATATAAAACTTTGTTTCAGCAACTATCAGAGAAACTCGTGTTCGTATTGAACTGCAAAGTTAACTCTAAAAAGAAATGATGCATCCATCTCAAGGGAATAGCTTACCTTTGTTGGCTGTGTCCATATAGTGATCCGCCCATGAAAATTTGCCACTAGCAATGCACGAGGGCAGGACCGAGGAGACCATTCAATGAACTGAACAAAGTCACGTGGAGAATCTGTTCAATTGACAATACCATTACAGTGAAATATGCTGAGAGCACATcatttttataaaaatgaaTAGATATATTTATTTCAGATGAGCAGACAACAGAGTATCGAACTTGATCTGCATCTGCTTGTACACAGTCAAAAGCTGAGTACAATTTCACCACTAAAATACAACTGGGATCAAAATTTGAGGCATGTGTGTCTAGCAAAGAATAACATGCAAGTAAACCATAGTTAAGAATATTTTGTGTAGCAGATAAAAAGACATGTACCTGCTTTCACATTGAATACAGAGCATTCTGTTGGTCTCTCTGGATTCAGGATATGTATAGGAATCCAAAATGGAGGACTTGAATTGGAGCTGGAGAAAtaatttaaaattattttatgCCAAAGAATATTTCATACAAAAAACTGTGAATAAAAGAAAATGCCACTAAGAGGGCGAATACTCGAGCATTCTTTGCTAGGCATTGACATCAGGAGAATCTCCATTTTACTACTTCCAGTCTTAATgtttaaattttttttctatGTTACCAATCTATACTTTCCTATCTTTTGTCATCTGTTGTACGAGTATTGTAGCACCTGCTCCCAGAGTCCTCAGACACCCCTTATAAATTACTTGTATAGTTTACTCTACCTATACATGAGTTATAATTTTACCAGTAGGACTATGTCCTAATGTTTCTGCTCAACTTAAGAAACATCATTTTTCTACCACAACCTCCACTACATAAGACAGACCCCATAGTTTAAACATTTTAAATGATATACATATGCAAGGCAATCAAGGCACAAAACATATCTGAGAAAGAAGTTGAAGGGACTCCAACCTTGGAATACGTGCACAAGTCTCTGATGCGCAAGCAATTGCATTCAGTTTCCCACACCAAGCAACTGCACTGCAGTGAAGAGCCCCATCAAAGCAAAAAGTTACCGACTAGTTTGCAAATAAGATTAGGATAAAAATAACTGGTAGCCTACCAGACAAATGCAGTTATAGAAACAGAAAACCAGAAAATCAAAAGGATTTGGATCCACCCATCCCCGCTACCACCACAATTCTCCCCCTACCCAAACAGTCTCCAAATTGTAAGCTATGGAAGTGAGTACAGTTTCACAAAATGAACACACTGAAGTTATTAGATAATAACATCCGGCCACAGGAGCCCTCCAAAAAAAAGTTTTACAACGTTCTAGATCAAGGACAAATAATGCAATCGCAGCCATACACTCTCTTCATAATGACTCAGAAGTCGGTGATTCCACTATTCCATGCACCCATCGCCAAAATCTTAACATAATTCACATCCAGCACTGATCCCAAAAGGAGCTGAGTTCAAAACAAACACTCGATTTTGGCATAAACAAAGGAAATGGAGACGGAAGCGCAGGGATGCTCAGCCACGCGCACCTGAAGTTTCTGCACAGCTCGGGCACGCGCATCTTGTGCCGGAGGCTCGCGGGCGACTGCTTGAGCCGAATCCGGAACACGGTAGCCGGCGAGGCCTGCTGCGCTCCTCCACCCGCCccagcgcctcctcctcctcctcctcccaccGAGCCGCCCACCTCCGCATCCCCCGCGCCAGAGCCCCCATCCACTTCCATAGCCTCGGGCGCAACACCGGCTGCTACTCCCGCCTCCGCAGCCTCGGCGCCTCCCCCatccgccgccgctgcctcctCCTGGCCGccgccctgctgctgctgctgctgcggcggcggcggcggctgttcCTTGGGTGGTGAGGCGGTCCCGTTCGCGGTGGGGATCGGAgtggggacggggacggggacggggacggggctAGGGTTCGGAGGGGCGGAAGAGGTCATAGGGACGGAGAGGGACGGGGGCCGGAGGGGAAGAAAAGGAGAAGCGAGGGGGGGCGCAGGTGCTTAGGTCACTTGAAGCGACCGGCCGTCGCTGTCGCGGGGAAGCGGGGAGATGCGAGAGGGGTTCCTGAGTTCCTGTGCGGCGGCGTCGCTATCAAGTGGGTGGAATGGTGGATGCGGCCGTGGAAAGGGGACGCGCGGACGAGAGGAGGAGGGGGGGCGAAGACGGGGCCGACGGTGGTGGTTTTTGCCATTTGGACGATGACCGTGGGTTTTGCCGTTTTGGCACTTGGACGACGCTTGCGCAGTCGACCTGGGATTAGCATACAGTTTCTTCTTTCTAAAAAATCATGTAGTAACATTAATAAAATGTTCAAGTGACTCAAAAATGTTAGCAGCATATGTGTTGGTTTTATCcaactttttaaaaaaaaatctctcTCTGAAAAGATAGAATTTTTTTTGCATTACATGTACCGAACTATTTCTAAATTATTGCAACCACTTTTatattttctttctctcttATACATTTACATCAACAACCATATcctactttttatttttcattgcGTTCTTCTACTTTCAGATTGGCCGCGCACGTATAAATCCGGATGattagatctatttttttctAAGTGCGTAAAAACATTAGGTGTTGAGATAAGAAGTGGTTAGAGAGCAGTTTTTCAATTGCCAAAAAGATCAAAGATTTGAAGTGGATTTTGAAAGCTTTTAGAGATACTCCGACGTATTTGGTTGGCGCAACCTTTTCTATGGAAAGTGTGCTTGGTTTAGAGATAGTAGACCTAAACACttagtttaaaaaaaacttAAATAAAAATCGGGCCACATTTATAAAATAGATCGACTATGTCTAGACTTGCTTAGTGGGCAGGTTTAAACCTCATATTACAACCTGAACTTGGATCAAGCATGCTACCAACATTTTTtagtataaaaataaataaataaatattttaggTCGGATTCTAGTTAGAAAAAAATTCTAGCTAGTGAAACCTCTATCCAGGTCCTGTCCAATAAGACCAGTTCGTCAGGCTATTTTGCTCAAGTTTGTTAAATAATAAGGGCGTGATTGGTTGTCTATACGAGGCTTGGCAGACTTTGCGGGATTCAAAATATGCATGATTAGTTGTCTAGACTAGTAGGTTCAGCTGATATAAAAAGGGTTAACAAGCTTGGCTCATGAAATACGCAGCTGTTTTCTTACGAGTTTAACTACATCCATGCACCATACATATTCGTGCAAGCCAAATCAACGTTGGCACATAGCTTTGATCTATGTAACCAAGCAAAATCTTTAGCTAGATATGTTAAAGTACAATGGATAACTAAACATAAAGTAGTAGCATGTATGTAGCCTGGCTACCAGCTACGAATATATCACACGCTAAGAAAGCCATAGAGAAACACACAGTTTTATGCACTAATTTTCCTCAATTATTGAGCCAATTCGGCTCACCTCCTTTGGTATGCCTTGCCTAGCGAGGAAAGGAAAGGCTAACAAGAGAGACACCCAAGCAATCCCAAAGTTATGGTATATGTGATAGATGTTTCTATCTTGATTTTATCATATTAAATATGAGTATAATATTTAGGTTCATAGTAAACTCGAATCTATAAAGGAGCCACTCATATTCATAGAATTTGCCCTCATCCTCCTTCTATCAACAACAACGTCTCAAGGTCATCCCAATGTGTGGCAGTTTCATGGCTCCGAGCAGCGATGAGAGATGCGGACCCTCCCATGTTGGCACCTCTAATAGAACAGGCAAAGTAGATGACCTTCAAGAGAGGAAAAGGGATTGAGACAAAGTGGTGACGCAGGTGGACGCAAAGTAGACTGAGCATGAGGAAGAGAGGGAGCGATTGGAGAAAAAGGAGGCGGGATTGGAACAAATAGATTGAGAGTAAGAGCAAGGCTAATAATTATAGTCGGTTGACTCTAAGTTTTTCTGCAGCCTTTCCATACAATAGTTAACTCTTCACTATTAATACACCGTCCAATcatctctctcacaaagtttcttggttaTTGTGCCTAAATCGGTTGTAAGCTTACATCTCgcttctcctctcctctctcctttATCTTATCATTTAGCTACTTACTATCTTTTTATGTTGtactatttttatctatatatctAAACCTACCTTATTAACAATAAAAAAAACCTTTCAGACTAATGGTGAGTCTGAAATATCAACTGAAATTTTATCAATTGTGGGGTCTATTTTGATGGAACATCTCGTCTCTATATAATACAATACATTGATGCTCTTAGAATTGAACCTGTTATATATTGAACACGTAAGGGAGTGATTGGTTTGATGACCAGCAAAGCCTATGTAACATCCTCAAATTTTATTGACTGTAGCAAGAAAACATATGTGCTTTCTGTGAACGTTTGTTGCATACTCCTAGGTCACTAGTAAACGCAAAATGAAACCCAACATCCAGGGAACGCGTGATTTTCGTTAAGAAGAAAATATGCACCTAAAATTAAGTTGAAGAGGACTGGAATCTGAGTGACAGGGATTCATGAACATATTTCCCCAACCAGATGAGCGAAAGCTGATTTCCCGCAGAATTATTTTTTTGGATAACAGGAAAACgggtcagaaaaaaaaaagaggcatCGCTTGTCCGATATGATGGGAGGCCAAGCAGAAATTTAGAACCGAGATGCTTCACACTTCATTTTCATTCTTTCCATCAGTTCACTGCACAGGCGAAGCACCAATAATGTCCGTCAAGCAAATTGCTCCAACATAATCGCGAGTTGAGATAGTACAGCATCCCCAAATCAATCAATTCAACAAGACGCATAAAGAAAATTCAGACCAGGGCCAAGCATCATCCGATGGCAACAGATGCCAATCAATTCTCACGATGCGACGGGGTGGCCCTTGGCCTTGAGGAAGTCGAGGAGGAGCTCGTTGACCTGCTCCGGGAGCTGCTCCTGCACGAAGTGGCTCCCCTCCGGGATGTAGGTGATCTTGAGGTCCGGCATGAAGTTGTTCATGATTCCGCTGCGCATGGCGGTCTCGAACCCCGGGAACTTGAAGCAGTAGTCCTTCTCCCCCATCACCATGAACACCGGCACCTGGAACTTGGCGTCCAGCCGGTTCGGCATCTTGTGTAAAGACCTGCCCAATCAGCAAGCGGTAAATCTGCTGCAGTTCTGTCCTGTGCTGTACAGCTTGGCAACCGGCATGGAGTAGCGTGATGAGACGATGGGCCACTGCTCTCACCTGTATGGCATCTGGAGTGGGTAGCGGAAGCCGGACTTCTCGTAGAGCTTGGCGTAGACGTCCAGGTCCTCCTCGGTGAACCACTCCGGGAGGGGCgtggacaggtcggccaggtcCATGATCTCCTGCCCTTCCTTGGCGATCGGGATGTCGGCGCCGGAGAAGAGCACGTAGACGGTGCGCACCACGCGCCTCACGTCGAACCGGCCGAAGTCAGCCTCCGCTCTGCCAGGCAcctgcagaaaaaaaaaaggaacgaACTGATGATGGCGACCAGAAATCGGAGAACCCAGCAGAGCAGCTACTCCAAACATCGGAGATTATATTCAGAGGTGGCAGGCACGTACACCCCAGCGCAGGACGTAGAAGCCCTCGGGCATGGCGTCGTCGAAGGAGAAGGGAACGGGGCTGAAGGGGATGCCGAGGCACACCACGCCGCAGGTGCGGTCCGGGTGCTGCAGCGCGAACTCGTACGCCGGCACGGCGCCGAAGTCCTTGCCCACCAAGAACGCCTGCGGGCACGAACGTTCGAGTGGACGACGCATCGAATCGATCAGTACTACACGGTCACTGCGAAATTCTCTCATCCGATCCGTTTCTTACTCTTACCTTTGGGACGGAGAGCGCGTCGAGGATGGAGAGCACgtcggcgacgaggtcgtcccAGACCCAGGAGTCCTCCTCGTTCACCGGCGGCTGGTCGGACAGGCCGTACCCGCGGCAGTCCGGCGCGACGGCGCGGTACCCCGCGGCGGCCACGGCCAGCATCTGGTGGCGCCAAGAGTACCATATCTCCGGGAAGCCGTGCAGGAACACCACCGTGCCCAGGTCACCTGCTGCCACGAATTAAACGAGCCAAGAATGGCGACGCCGCGAGCATGAGAGTAATGGAACACGGCCGGATTTGCAGCCAGCGATCACGCAGCAGAAGGACAGAGGAGAGAGGACTTCGGACTCGCTCTCACCTTTGCCGACCTGAGCGACGTGGAGGTTGATCCCGCGGACGGGGAGCTGGGTGTGCTCGATCTCCTGATGCGCCATTGCTGCTTCGCCTGCTTGCTCTTCGATGCCGGACAGAGGGCGAGGTGCTTCAGCTTTATACTAGGGCTGCGCGCATCAACGGCTGGTGAGTGGTGAGTGGTCACTTGCTGCTCTGCGCCTCTCCGACGCGTCTCCCTCTGTCTGCTTGTCCTGAAACAGATGCATGATTAACTATTTTTTTAAAGAATGCATGATTAAGTATTTGGCTGCCAGTCCCTCGTGCTGATTAATGTATTTTGTTTCAGAAGAATCACATGATGGTTAAGAAATTTCTGTCAGTCACCTGATTCTCGACTCCACTCTCCACATGGGAAGGCTATTTTTTTCATGAAGAAAATCTCTTCCGATCCCTCGTTTGCCGACCATTTTGTTTCAGAATCACGTGGGAAGAATCACGTAGTGACCATTTTGTTTCAGAATCACATGTTCTCATCTTATCCAACGGATctatcggcagaggcagatcaAGAAACCTTTAGCTGCTCTGCTGCTGAGCATGAGAGCATGCAACCCTACAAATGAAAAGACTTTTAAGAAGGCGTTTTTTTTTCCCAAAAAAGGGCACATGGCCTCACTCTTTCATTCATTGGATTCGCTTTGAAGATTGTGCAAACATATATTTCAAAACAGTTTCGAATTGAGATGTGTGATACGAAGAAACTCGATAAATGTACGTTGAATTTTGTACGTCTCATCTCTGAGGTCTATTGCTACAGTTTGGTCAAGTACTTCGGCCGCATCCTCCCTAGAGAACTCCTTTCGTCATCTTATCTCACAAGCGACTCTATGAGTCCAATCAAATAGCAAGCGACAGAAGATGGGAGTCGGGAGATCCGAACCAAATACAAAACAGCCATAAAATACCACACTACTAGAGCAAAGATTTTATATCAATGGTAGGATGACCACCTTGTTAATCCAACCTTATACGAGAAAGTTATGGATTACTTTTTTAGACAACTATTTCTAGGAGTTTAACTTTTTAAAATATCTGTCTTTATTGATCAATTTGTGGAGGTGGACCCTTAGAATACCTGTCTTTGGAAATGGAGCTATTTCAGCTACTAAACTTCTTGCTTAGAGCAAGATTAATAATAGAACTAAGTGCTTGACTATAAGCCAAGTGATTAGAGTCAAGTTATACAGTAACTTGTCTTACCTTTAAGACACCTTCTCTTTTCTATTGCTCTTCATAACACTTACTATTTGGGCCCACCGCTATCTATGCATCCGTGTCCAGCTTGGTGCTTGCATTAAGAGCCAAACTATCATCTCTATGctatcttctctcctccacatcagcattaacTTGACTATAAGTTGCTCTTATGTGACACTCTTAGGCCAGTCTTAATAGAATTTTATCAGAGTTTCATGAGCATTAAGTATGCTGATATGACAccgtattaatgaagagagatgataagaatttcatagaaacaaaaaaaaagttttatAAAGATGAAACTCTTTCgcactttttttttcaaaataggaTGCGGATGAAACTGAGACATGATAAAACATAACATTTAGTTTCAACCTCTCCACTAGCAAAATGTTTACAGAATCACCCCGTGCTGGTTTAATTCATCTGCGTTTCTTCAATAAAGCCACATCTGTAGTGTTGCAAATAGCAACAACGGCAGATGTGAAGGCGTCGTGTTTATTTATATACCACATCTCACTCTTGCGATGATCCTACTGGTGTCGTATTGTATGCCACCACCAAATAAAGAATACAGTTTCAATCAATCAGCATAACATGGTACTGTAGTCAACAGCCTACATGGTTGTAGCACCAGGAGATGAGATAGTCCCAAACAGTCCACTCATGCACAAACACTTTCAAATTCCTTGAATCTCCAGAAGAGACTTGAGCAACACTGTACAGATTAGTAATACAGACGAAACCATGTTTATATTACAGACACACATAAGCTATTGGACTCGTGCAACAAGGAACAGGAGGTCAAGCATGTACCAACATCTAGAAATGCAGCTGCTTGCAATGCGACGCCACAGCCTCCGAGGGGCAGTAGGGGCACTTGAAGAGCCTCGAGCTGCTTTTCGACAGCTTCATGATGGACTGCTTGGAGACATGTCCACAAGGTATCCACATTTGGGGTTCTCGTCACTGGACTTGCCCCCTGAGCACCGGGCACACGAAGACTGATACTGGAATTCTGTCTCGATGTCTATGGGGACAGGGAGCTGCTTCAtaacttgccactcctgcttctTCGCAGCCATGACTTCAGCAGAGTTGGTAGTCCTTGAAAACCAGCTGATACTGCAACACTCACTGGGCTCTCCCTAGACTGGCCCAGAAGGCTACAGAtagtactgttggctg contains:
- the LOC8065800 gene encoding mediator of RNA polymerase II transcription subunit 16 — translated: MTSSAPPNPSPVPVPVPVPTPIPTANGTASPPKEQPPPPPQQQQQQGGGQEEAAAADGGGAEAAEAGVAAGVAPEAMEVDGGSGAGDAEVGGSVGGGGGGGAGAGGGAQQASPATVFRIRLKQSPASLRHKMRVPELCRNFSAVAWCGKLNAIACASETCARIPSSNSSPPFWIPIHILNPERPTECSVFNVKADSPRDFVQFIEWSPRSCPRALLVANFHGRITIWTQPTKGPVNLVRDASSWQCEHEWRQDLSVVTKWLSGISPYRWLPTNSTSSNLKTFEEKFLTQQPQSSVGWPSILCVCSVFSSGSVQLHWSQWPSQNSAHPRWFSTSKGLLGAGPSGIMAADAIVTESGALHVAGVPLVNPSTVVVWEVMPGHGNGIQATAKINATSSVPPSLNPPSWPGFAPLAAYLFSLQDYLVSEGAQTKKLTDNETTEAASIHCCPVSNFSAYVSPEAAAQSATTTTWGSGVTSVAFDPTRGGSVITVVIVEGQYMSPYDPDEGPSITGWRVQCWESSRQPVVLHPIFGSPTSLGGQPPMQTVWSTRVNKSIPPTEDLKNPQTYVPMPTTSDERSSSECSVDRANRLSFDPYDLPNDVRQLAQIVYSAHGGEVAVAFLRGGVHIFSGPNFDQVDSYHVNVGSAIAPPAFSSSSCCLASVWHDTLKDRTILKIIRVLPPAILSTQTKISSAAWERAIADRFWWSLLAGVDWWDAVGCTQSAAEDGIVSLNSVIAFLDADFHSLPTMQQRQQHCPNLDRIKCRLLEGTNAQDVRALVLDMQARLLLDMLGKGIESALTNPSTLLPEPWQASSDMLSSIEPDKMTVEPALLPSIQGYVDAVLDLASHFITRLRRYASFCRTLASHVGPSSTTGASRNMVTSPTNSSPSPSNNQGNQGGSTTSATGNSQMQEWVQGAIAKISNNSDGAVTATQNQMSTRSSFMPISINTGTFPGTPAVRLIGDCHFLHRLCQLLLFCLLFRRRQSPRLLANLQKNQDSAIQKIQHMMNAKTEDNSTTVRSGLGAAKVEDGQSTRGGQFVLGTKGPEENPIGKSVRIGSGNAGQGYTSDEVKVLFLILVDLCRRTSTLPHPLPASQVGSSSIIIRLHYIDGNYTVLPEVVEASLGPHMQNMPRPRGADAAGLLLRELELQPPAEEWHRRNMFGGPWSEPDDFGPLDNMPRLKISGSINSHLSDMEEDAGSSVGIHSLWPRKRRLSERDAAFGLKTSVGLGGYLGVMGSRRDVVTAVWRTGLDGEWYKCIRCLRQTCAFAHPGAPNQTNEREAWWISRWSHACPMCGGSWVKVV
- the LOC8065801 gene encoding uncharacterized protein LOC8065801 isoform X1 → MAHQEIEHTQLPVRGINLHVAQVGKAGDLGTVVFLHGFPEIWYSWRHQMLAVAAAGYRAVAPDCRGYGLSDQPPVNEEDSWVWDDLVADVLSILDALSVPKAFLVGKDFGAVPAYEFALQHPDRTCGVVCLGIPFSPVPFSFDDAMPEGFYVLRWGVPGRAEADFGRFDVRRVVRTVYVLFSGADIPIAKEGQEIMDLADLSTPLPEWFTEEDLDVYAKLYEKSGFRYPLQMPYRSLHKMPNRLDAKFQVPVFMVMGEKDYCFKFPGFETAMRSGIMNNFMPDLKITYIPEGSHFVQEQLPEQVNELLLDFLKAKGHPVAS
- the LOC8065801 gene encoding uncharacterized protein LOC8065801 isoform X2 — translated: MAHQEIEHTQLPVRGINLHVAQVGKGDLGTVVFLHGFPEIWYSWRHQMLAVAAAGYRAVAPDCRGYGLSDQPPVNEEDSWVWDDLVADVLSILDALSVPKAFLVGKDFGAVPAYEFALQHPDRTCGVVCLGIPFSPVPFSFDDAMPEGFYVLRWGVPGRAEADFGRFDVRRVVRTVYVLFSGADIPIAKEGQEIMDLADLSTPLPEWFTEEDLDVYAKLYEKSGFRYPLQMPYRSLHKMPNRLDAKFQVPVFMVMGEKDYCFKFPGFETAMRSGIMNNFMPDLKITYIPEGSHFVQEQLPEQVNELLLDFLKAKGHPVAS